A stretch of DNA from Rattus rattus isolate New Zealand chromosome 18, Rrattus_CSIRO_v1, whole genome shotgun sequence:
AAGGCACCCGTTTTGGAACAAACCACGGGCTACAACATTCACCATAGCCCCTGTCCTTTAATGGAGATGCTTGGGTCAAGGCTGAATGACTAGTGCATGTGCAGAGTGGCAGAGAGGCACAACCAGCCTTTGGCAGGCGCCCAGGGGTCCACAGGTTACCAGTTCAGGGAGAAGATGGCTCCCATCATGATAAAGGCAGTCTCCCAGCCCAGGCCTCCCCAGGAGGGAGCTGGGCAGACACAGTTGGTTCAGAAGTTAGAACTCTTAGAGATGGGGTTTCCCCAGACCAGATCAGGTGCCCTTGATAAGGGGGCAGTTGGGAGTCTCCTGGAGTATCCAGGGAGAGACTATTCCAAATAGAGTGGCAGAACTTAAGGAGATGGGTGAGAAGTCCCCCAACTTCCCATCCCCAACTTCATAGACAGACCCCAGGATCAGGGGGCCCCCTCTACTCCAAAACTCACGCAAAGCACAGCAGTACAGCCAGAGGCTCAAGATGAGAATCCAGCTGTGCTAGCCACAGGCGGGTGAGCAGAAAGTTGACAGACCCTTGTGGCAGAGGCTCAGGCCCAGCCTGGGTCCCAGCCTTGCCAAGCAGGACGTAAAAAGGAGGTAGTTCTAGGGTGGGGCAGTAACAGCAGCACCATCTTTATGGGTGACCCTCCAGACCCAGGCTACAGCTGAATCCCTGCTCTGGTGACTGGTTCGGGGGAGGCAGGTGTAAGTCTCAGGACCTTGAAAGCAGGGGACCTGAGGTTCTGAAACACCCAGGAAGTCTACAACTCCCCAAAGCTCCCCTCACGAGGGGCTCTGTTTGATGGGGTGACCTAGAAAGCTGGTGTTTGTGGGAGTCCCTCCAAAAACGCGTCTGCTTGCCTCACCATGCCCCCCATGCCTCCAGCAGTACATCCCAAATATGCTGTCCTGTCCCCACCCTTGtacatttccctttctctgcttccaacGACCTTCCAAACGTCCTTGCCCTCTTTGCCCAAGTATTCCACTTTCCAAACACAGGCAACACGTGCTCTCGgtgcacctgtaattccagggaacctgaggatcaggagttcaaggccaggtttgGCTAcgtaagacctgtctcaaaaagtcaaaacaaacaaacaaacaaaccagggaTATGATGcggttggcagagtgcttgcctggtgtgcacaaagccctgggttcaattcctagcactgcaAAAACCCTTGGTGTGGTGATGTTTGCTACAATCTAAGCATTCTGATGTGGAGGCTCCACACCAAGTCTGAGGACAGCCCGGGATGCATGAGCCCCTGcttaacaaaacaaagcagacatgGGGAGTATTCGCACTCCTCTGGTCCTTCCCTCAATGATGTCCTACCTCCCCAGGGCACAGGAACTACCTGGTCCCATTCTGTTGCCCAGTGATGGGCTTCTGGGATAAGAGGCTATGGTTCTGGTTCTGGAACCAATCACTGAGCAGAACAGAGAACAAGATGGGTTGTGGATCCCTGTGGAATGTCAAATGGCAGATTCGTCTGACCTCAGGAAATTTCCTTGGTAGAACGAGGTCACCCTTGAATAACCAAAGGGGCCACCAAGGTCGGGGAAGGTAGGCAGACAGGGTGGGGAGGGTTGGCCCTGTGAGATGTGTTCCCCTTCAATATTCAGGAACAACACAGTCAACCTTTGTCCTGTTTAAATCACCATCAGACTTGAAGGTTGCACAATTCCAGAAAAATTGCCTAATGGCACTGTTAACAATGTCACTAAGCTTGCATCAGGCCTTGACACAGTTCAAGCCACCGGACCCCAGGACTCCGAATGACACAAGTCACAGACAACAGTGGGCTAAGATGAGAGGTGCCCCTGAGGTGAGGTTCACTGACTGTGACACCTGGGAACAGGCCTCTGTGGCACTGGCTACTGGGCCCCAAGATTGCCTGAGTCCCAGGAAGACCTTAGGGAGGGTTCAGGCTTCACAGCCCAAGGCTCAGGCCTGCAACCCATGGGTGGGTGGCGGGCTGCGGCACCGACAGACCAACACCCGGGGACACTTTACtgtcaaaagttttattttatttaccctgTTAAGCAGGCCGTGCATTGTGAGAGGCCCCGACCCTGGAGCTGAGCTCAGGGATCCAGAGTCCGACGCCCTCACACCTGGCACCCCTGGCTGCTGTACTCCTGCAGGAAGTCATTGAGCTGGGCACAGGCTGCCCGCTGACGGGTGCTCCTGCACAGGCGCTCAGATGGCATCTCCTCGATCCAAGTATTTGAGTCCAGCAAGTACTGGGGGCTGCAGGTGACATGGCAGGGTCAGGACAAGTACTCAAGGCCTTGGCTTTGGACAGGCAGAGCTGGGTGCCTAGGATTTGTCCCCAAAGGACGGCCATAGttaagggaggggaagggatggattGGGTAACTCACTCTCCCTTGAGGTCACTGGTGACTCCGTCCATCCCCATGATCAAATACTCTTTGCTAGGCTCCAAACGAAGGCGGCAAGAAGCCCGGACCAGAAAGTTGCGGGTCTGACCTATGGAGGCCTTGGCATCCTTTGCTGAGGGAACAAAGAGACAGAGCCATCAGAGGAGAAGAAACTCAGGGCTGGGAGAAACCCAGGGTGGGACTCTGTAGATCCTGTGGTTTAACCCACTCTGCTCCCAACAGCATTTGTTTGAGCAAGCCCAGGTTCCCAAAGACCAGGGACTGGGGAAACGGGAGGATGGGGGTTCATATACAGACTTTGAGTTTTCCCAATTCCAAGAGGCCCCACACCCAGACCTCAGCCTCTACCACTCCCCAGTCTGCCCGCCCACTTCTGCTTCCTACTGAAATGCAGGACTTGGGTGATCTTGGCCTCAAAGAGGCGGAAGGCAGCTCTGCTGTCTTCTCGGAGAACCTTAACCTGGAAGCctgggagggacagggaaggggaaggcagtCAGGGCAAAGCAGGGAGGCACAGGTGGGCCTGGGGAGAACGGAGGCCAAGGGGGACTGACCATACTCCACTCGGGGATAATAGCAGGCGAACTTCATCCGGTAACCATCCTTGTCCTCCACCCCTCGCTCCAGTGACCTTCGCTGTCGAGGACACTTCCCTGCAGTCAAATGTCAGATGAGAGCAGCTCGCCCACCCTGCCCTTTCCCTCAGCCCCACCCGGGTCTCATCTCACCTTCGGCGCACTGGCAGACATCTGCAGAGCACAAGGTGGAGAGGAGCTTGCTCTTGGTGGGTGCAGCATAGAACACAGAGCACTTGTGATCTAGACAAAGGCAGCAAGAGATGAGGAACTCGTGGAGCCTGGGCctcccctgcccaccccaccATTTCCCTGATGAGAGGACCAACCCCCACCAtcttgcttcccaagtgctcacCAGGGCTGTAGTAGTCATACAGGACAGCACTGGCTGGCTGCACCAGCCCCACGGCCACCTCCTGCAAGGCTCCAAAGCCCACACACTCCCGGGTGGTCGGGACCTGGTGCCAGGATGGAAGGTTGCTCAGGGCCACAGGGCTGGCTGCCGTCACCTGCCTTGCCTCAGCTTGCTTACCATGACCTTATCTCTAGCACCCTTCATGTTCTGTCATCTTCCTGCCACTGGGCTCTAAAACCTGGTCCCCAAGGTCTCTGGTGACTTCACTGTCAATCCGGTGACCTTGTCCCAGTCCTTCACTACTGGAGGACCTCTGTGGAGCCTCACTACGGGCACACATTCCTGTGGGATCCTCCTTTGAATCAACCCTGCCTCCCTGGCTCCCCCTCGTTCCCCAGCAGCACAGGCCTGTGCAGGCCCTTGTTCCCCCGCCAGTGTCCACGGTGGTCTCTAGTTCCCCATGGCTCCCCATAAACCCTGCCAAGCTAAGCTCACAGCCCCAGCCTTGAATGGGAGGACCTGTGAGTTCTCTAAGGCTCTCGGCCTCCCAGCCACCTCCTCATGCCTCACCCTCCTCACCTTCTACAACCTCTGACCCCTATCACATAGACCCAAGAACCCAGTGCCATGGTGTCCCCTCCTGTAGAACTTCTCTCCACTCACCGAGTCAAAGTACAGTAGGACGTGTGGCCCGTCGGTCTCAAAGTGACTCACGTAACGGTCAGAGAGGGAGGTCAGctgcagggacagagagggagtcACGGGTCAGGGACCCTGGTCATTGTCTGACTGGGTTCGACACTTGTAGTCACTACAAAGTGGGAGTAGGGCTCCTAAGGAGGAGGCCGTGGGTGGCTGTACCTTCTCCAGGTCGGCCCTTAGGGCTTGGAATCCACTCAGGAGGATGATGTCAGCAATGGCCATCCCAGACAGCCCCAGGTTACCATTCCGCCTatagggagggaagaggggctgGCTGTACAGACTCTCTGACTGCCATGCCTCCAAACCCCACCCTGCTTCTTCCCAACACCCTTCTGCCCCAGAGCTCCTGGCACCTACCACATGCACTTGGCACCCACCAGATGCACACGGTGTACTGCACTCTGGACTCCTGCTCATCCGCAGCCTTGGGGGCCTCCCTCCTGCGGCGGCTCCGACGACCCTCAAACAGCTGCAGGGGTGTCACAGGCTGCGAGTGGACGCTGGGGTCATCTGCGGCTGGCATGTCATAGTCGTATTCATAGTCTTCGTTGGCCTCCCCTGTGCAGAGCAGTGGTGAGGAGGTGGCCAGCCCATGTCAGCCCTGCAGGGGTCGGTCAAGGGTCCCTGACCCTGGCCTTACTTGTATATTCCACATAGCCTGTGACTGTCACTTCTATCTGAAGGTCTTGGCATGTTGTGTTCTTCATGTCCAGGACGTTGTAGGTACGAAGGATCTGATTCAGTCGGAGACCGGGCAAGAACACACGACGTATATGTCACAGGCTTGAGGGGGTCTCCTGGGATTtacttctcccttcccccatccccagccccagtgaaCAGCCCAGCACATCTGCAGCGCTGGGTAAGATGCCCCAGCGAGGAGGCGGGTGGCCCGAGAGCCCAGCCTGCCAGAAGCCGCAGTGCTCCTGGCCTCTCTCACAGCCTGGGCTCACACTGATCCTCTGGACTCCACTTCATGCTGAACGGAATGCATTTCCCCAGGCTATCGGTCTCACAGCCATGGGGGCAGTGATCGGAAGGTTAGCGTGACAGAAGGCAAGAGTCACCTGGGCCAGAGGAGGGAGGCTACCAAGGCATCTCTAGAGAGACAGCCTCATAGGTAGAGCTGGCTCCCTGGTCAAATGAGGCATATAGGAAGAAATGGGGCATGGGGACCCATGTCTGAGGTACTCGGGACGAGAGACAGCCTGGGCTGAGAACTGGGCTGTGAAGCTGAAGGTGACGGCAGatatccagaaatggaggaaaaccagCCCAGAGCAAAGATGGTGGCTCAGGAAAGGCACAGGGGACAGCAAGGCAGAGAGGGCCTCCTCCTCCCTAACACAAAGCTCCACCCACAAAGTCCCAGTCAAGGCCcagatccccaccccacctcacccacccctgcactccacacacccccactccaccccgtCACACCCTACCATACAAGCTCCAGGTACTCCATGTCCAGAACCCCATCCCCACACTAGCACCCTTTACCCCTTACATGCACTGCCCACTGCATCCTGCTGCCCTCCACCCCAACTCTAGCCTGCTGCCCCATCCTCTGTTCCCACCCCACACCatcaccctctcccacccagccCTGTACCCCACTTCCCCCTGTACCCCACTCCCCTCACCTTTAAGGTGCCTTTGCTGTTTCCTCCCACTTTCACATTGATGGTGCTGCCCAGGGAGAACtttcaggagggagaggaaagcaggTCAGAGGGCACGGAATGGGGgcccggggggagggggggagcagGCCAGGTGCCACCGCCACTGTCTGTCCCAGAACCTTGTACTTGGCTACAGTATCAATTTTGATGCCTAGacaagtggttctcaatctgtgggtcgcgacccccttTGGGAATCATCTAttagatatcctgtatatcagatgtttctattacaattcataacagtagcagaactGCAGTTATCAAGTAGCAGTGACATACTTTCACGGTAGggcatcaccacaacatgagggtgGAAGCATTAGGGAAGGTGAGAACCAGTGCCCTGTGTGGACTCTAGAGACACACTGTTGTATGGGTGAGGGAACACAACCCTGGAGGTTTGACCACACGACCAGAAGAAAGGCAGTCTTCCCACGGCACCCTCAATGCTGGACTGGGCGTTGGGAAGAGGCTTCTGACCTGGCCCCGATACACCCAGCTACCCCacgagggagggaaggaggaggtcaccttcagctcctcctccaggccCTTGACTTGGTGGTTGTTCAGCTGTAGCAGGTGGGACTTGTACCCATTGCGGCCCATAGAGCTGAGAGTCACATTGAGTGCCTTCTCCTCGGTGGTGTGCGAAGCGATCCAGTATGCAGACAGGGCATCCAGGGTGACCACAGTGTCCTAAGGAGGTCAGGGCGGGAGTCGGGCACTTGATCTAGGAAGCACCTACCCGGAGCTGCCCCGTGGCTGCCCCTACCTGAGTACTGCGGAATCCCCCTTGGAAGCTTCCCTGGTGTGTGAGCCAGGTTGCCACCTTGTCAgccatttctcccttcccctcccgcAGCAGCAGATGTAGCAGGCCGTAGGCTGTGGTTTCGATCCACAGGGCTGGGGCCTGGGGAACAGGTTCTGAGGGATTACGAGGGGCTGGGGTGGACGACACAACGTTGTCCTGAGAGCCAATGGCTGAGCCCCAGTAGAGGTTTTCTGGAAGGGAGGGAAATGCAACACGGATTGAACTAGGAGACCACAGCTGAGCCGCCGGGCTCTCTAGCGCCCCCTGTCAGCACTCCGCTTCCACACCACAGGAGGGACCCTTTCTCTTCATgccttttcagtctctgctcaggaATCCCAAGGGCCCTAAATCCCTGGTGCTCTGCCAGGGCGCCCTCGCCCTCACCCCCTGTTTCCTCAGCCATGGCCATGAGGCTGTTGTGGGCAACATTCTGCAGGTCCTCCGAGGCCTTGGTCAGCGTCAGGGCATAGGCTGTGATGGCGGCTGCGTGTGCACCCAGGAGCCCAGCACTTGCCTTCTGCCCCAAGAACGAGTTTGCCTTCGTGATGGAGGCTTCCTAGAACAGAGCAGAGGCCTGAGCCTGTGTGCCTGGGCTCCCAGAGCGAGGACGGCTGGGCAGGAAGGGCAGACAGACCGTGGATTCCTTACCACTCTCTTcttcagctgctgtgagttctcGTCCTGGAAGACGGCCAGCCCGTGGTGAAGGGCGATGACCACAAAGGCGGTCAGTGCCACTGTCTCGTCGGTCCCCACCAAGCCCCCctagtgaggagagagagagagagagagagagagagagagagaaagagagagagagagagagagagagagagactgtcaggCCAGAGTTGTGAGTCCATCTCACTGCTGACATCCTCGCGGTGCCTCTGGCGTGTTCTACCTGCATGCCTCTGTGGATGACCGGACACGGGTCGTGGAATGAGCCATCGCCCAGCTGTTGGCCCAGCAGCCACCCGGCGGTCTCCTGCAGCTTCTCGGGGGAGTCACCAATCTGTTCTTGGGCCAGACTTAGAATCTTCAGCACAAAAGCCGTGAGCCTGGAGCAGAGGCGGGGTGGGAGACAATGCTAGTCTCTCAGGAGACCTGGCTTGTGGCCTTTTACTCTCCAGCTGCCCTGAACAGGGTCCCCAGACTCACCAGGTGCTGCTGTCCCGGTGTAACCACGCCCCAAAGGAGCCATCTTTCTTCCTAAACTGCTGGATCCGCATGTGGCCTGGGAAAGAGGACAGTCAAGGTTCTGACTCTCCTGCTGTTTGTTCCCAGGCTGCACTCCCAgcgccccaccaccacccctaccccagcTTCACTCTCTAGGCTCCTGCCTGCCCTTCTTGCCCTCCCTGGCTCTGATGCTGGCTTTCCCTTAACCTTTCTGGATCAGATCCACAGCATGGTCCTTTGTCTCAGGGGGCAGTTTGCTCCACTGCTCCGTCCTGTCCAGGTAGTGGGAAGCAGTCAGGGTAGGGGCCAAATAGATCATGGTTTGTTCTGCGCAGCCTCTGGGGAGCCTCAGGAGGGAGGCCACTCCCCCTGGGGACAAGGCGCCTTCGGAGCCCAAAGTCTCCAAGGGTTCGGAGGCTAAAGGACAGAGAAGTCGAAGATGAGACTCAGTCTAAAGACTCAGATGACGAGAAGAGGGCTCCACGGGCTTCAGGTGAACACAGGCGCTCAGGTGTGGACCAGACACCCACCTGTAACCCTGACGAAGCTGCTGAAATCTCCATCAGGAATGACGTTGGGGTCTGAGCTGCCAGGGATTTCCAAACTCCGACCAAGGTTATCTGGGGTGAGGAGAGGAGCTTGTGGTCCAGCCCTTGTGCCCCATAACTCCCTTAGTATATAGGTGGTGGGGCAGGGGGCACTCACTTAGGGGGTCGAGGTTGTAGACTATCTCTTCTCTGTGGATggccccttccttctgtctcaatTGAAAAATGGAGTAGGGGATTAGCCATGGCTACACCCTCCCATCCTGGGTAGACACCCCTGGAACTTGGTGTATGAACTTCATAGCTGTAAACAGGGACACAGCTCACTTCTCTACCTCGTACAAGGTCCTGGACTTAACCCCCATGaccaccaaaataaaataaaacagagtaaACAGTTTCAGAGACAGCTGCGTGTGACAGCGAGTGCCTGTAGCACCAGTaattcagaaggcaaaggcagggggattactgggtgttcaaggtcagcctggactgcagaatgagtttgaggcaagcctgggctacataggcaAGCTCTGTCTCAATATAAATAAGCAATTTCTGGGACATGAGCTTATCAATGCACTAGGTTTGAGCACTGATCCAAGGCCTGGCCAACGGAATGCTAAATGGCTGGgagccagggaggagggaggtgttgAGGGGGAAGGGGTGTTGAGAGGGAGGGGAATGCTAGATTACCCAACAGTCACTCACCTCAATTTGGAGAATCTTAGACACAGCATCCCCTATAGTAAAAGACCCCCGAGCCACCACTTTCAGGGGCATGCTGGCAGCAGCTGTGGGTACCACAGAGAAGGCCACAGGCCGGGCAGAACCTGCAGGCACTGATACTTGCTGAGCCAGCAATCCACCACCAGCCAGGCACAGCCCCTCCACTGGGGACACATGGACACTCACCTGGGGACAGGAAAACAGGGATGGCCACTGAGCCCTAATGGGATCAGGACCACTGCCTGACCTGCTCCTGGCTGCaacccctccctaccccctccaccCTGGATACTCCCCTGTGGGGTCTTACAGTCACGTCCTCACTCAGATAGTTGTAGAGAACGGGCCGTAATTCAAGCTGCTCGAAGCGGCGGACAGAGATGGGCAGGCGCAGGTGCAGGTGGAATTCTCGGAACACTCGCACGCGAGTTGGCTTGGCTACACACAGGCCTGTGGACAGGGAGATGGGGCACAGGACAGAGATGGAGCCACGGGGCCATGGAGAGGAAGGGCCAGTGAAGATTTTCCCAGATCCAAGGGCTTCGTGCCCCCCCTCTACCCCCGTCCCCCCGCACAGGGAGCAGAAGGCTGAGCAGGGTCACCGGGAATGAGAAGATGTCTGGACAGTGCCACCTCACCTTTGCTTTTGGACAGGCTCACACCATGAATCTCCCATGTGGTCAGAGAGTCAGGGAGCCACACAGTCAACCTGTGGAGGGGAAATGCAGAGTCACCCTGTCACCCCCAGAACTGTCCTCAGACCCAGTCCAGAGGCAAGATCGGGCACGCCAGGCCCTCACAGTTTGGAGCGGTCCACAGGTTCCACTCTCCAGAGCCAGTTCTCTGGGAAGAAGCTGCGCACGAGAATGTCATCTTCATCTATCAGATCCTCCTCCTGCAGCATGTCCTGGGCTGGGGACAGTGgggacggacagacggacagacggtGAGGAGGGAAAGTTTTGCCCTTTCAGGCATCAGCACCCATCCCTCAGCTTCAGCGGCTGCTCACCTCGGGCGAGGCCCGCCTGGCTCCTGGTCTGGTTCCTGCGGAGGTCCTCAGCAAACTTGCAACAGGACAAGAAGGGCTCCCGGCAGGCCGGCTGAGGCACGCGGGCTGCTCTCTGCTCGCAGGTGCGTGCCATGGGCAGCTTGGTCATCCCATCCTGGCAGCAGCGCTTGGTGTCTGGAGAGGAATACTGGCCCACTGCCGGCCAGCGTAGGCTAGGCAAGCGGCAGGGACTGAAACCTCGGCCCCACCAACCCCTAGAGCCATGCTTGGAAAGCAGTCAGCAACAGCCATGCAAcagccagcctcctcctccagccctaGGCTTCCTCACCCTCAACACCACAACTGGCTGAGAGGgctgcagaggacagagaagcagatCCCACCCTTGCCCCGGACATGGTTCCCAGTGTTCCATGGGCACCCACAACATACACTTCTCACTAATAGCCTTCTGGAAGTTAACATTTCTCTTTTGCCGACTTTTCTTCTCCTTGGGACAGCTCAGGTCTGGTAGAGGGCAAGAAAGTAGTCAAGCTACAGGGAGTACATCTTGCCTCCTTCCCCATCACTCAGCCCAGCCTTTTGCCCTGGagtctgccacacacacacacacacacacacacacacacacacacacactcagatactcacacacacacactcagagacacacagacatacatacacacactcagagacatacagacatacaataCGTCCACTcagatactcacagacacatatacagacacacaggcatgcacacacagacatacagagacacacacagagatacacacagagacacacagacatacacacacacacacacacacacacacacacacacacacacacggcctttcCTCCTTTGTCTGTCCCCACTCACTCCGTCCTTACCCTCTTTGGTCTGAGTTAGTCGATCACCATCAGAAAAGGCCAGACCAGCAGTCTGGAACACCTGAAGGGCATCGTCCCCACCTCCGGGACCACAGCCAAGGTTATAACTGTTCATTACTTCAAAGACCTAACAGGATAAGGCaagagatgctgggagatgtgaGCGACTCAAGAGCAGGATCTGCTGCTCGCTTGGCTGAGAGGATTAGGGTAGGGCCCAAAGATGAGAGATGGGAGTGGAGAGACCAAGGAGTCTAGGACCCAGGGGAAGACTGGGAAAAGCCTATAGGGCCTGAGACTGGAGAACTAAGCCCCAGAGCTTAAgctcagaggagagggagggggagggagagggggaggaggggaagacagagaggagggagagaggtgggaggagagggatgcATGATGAAGGTTTGACAAACCTTGCTCATGTCGAGGGGTTTGTGAGACCGGCCACCCACAGCATACAGAGCTGTGTCCACAGCTCCCAGTGCCACCAGGGCTTCGGAGTCAGTTTGAAGTTGGAGCTTCATGCTGTCCCCATTGCGATACTCCTTGGCACCGTCCACCTTCAATTCCAGCtggcagagatggggagaaacGGCCAATCAGCACATGGGGAGTGGGCTGGGGACATGGGTCGGTAGTTGAAGTATGCGCCATCCAAGCAGGAGGATTGAACCCCCAGAAGCCGGGTGGGCATGAGGGTATGCCTGTACTTCCAGCCTGGAAAGGCGGAGACAGGGGGATCCTGACAGCAAGGTGGTCAGCAAGACGAGGCTTATCAGTGAGCATTAGGCTTGATTGACAGAAACTGCCCAATGACTAACGCCGAAGAGAGAGCCAGATGATCCCCAGCTCACTACAAGgatctgcatgcatgcatgtgaacgCATGCGGTATGCAGaatatgcatgcaaacatgtCCACCTCACACgcaggaaaatgaaaaacagtCAACTCTCACCTCCAGCCCCATGCACACTCAGTGGCTAAACCAATCATCCTGTCCTTTTCTCAAACCCCGGATGCATATGCACACTgggacatgcatgcacacacacacacacacacacacacacacacacacacacacacacacagcctgcaccacctctccagacccagtCACCTTGCCCTCACAGTCCCCAGGCTGGACGTTGATGAGCAGGGAGTTGGCCACTGGGAGTCCTTGGTGATAGAAGTAGGCCACAAAGTAGAAAGAGGGAGCCAGGTGATGGTCCaccaagatggagatggaggtcAGGGCCCTCCTGGGCTCCCGACTCATGGCCATGATCTGGCCTCTGGAGATGATCTgagcagggggcagaggcagtgaGTGGCTTCCTGCTTGGTATACACCCTGCCCCCAATCCTACACCCAGAGCTCCTATACCCCAAGTCCCACATACCATGTAGTAGTAATGAGAGAAGGTAGGCACAGGGATGCCCACGGTTCGAAGGCTCAGGACGAAGGTGTCCCCCACACGAGGGGACCGAAGGTCTAGTGGCTCAATGGACAGAAAGCCAGGGCCTCTTGAAGGTGGGGCTTGCACGGTGAGCTTGGCTACAGCTGGGTAGAGGGAGCCTGCAGATACCTGGAGAGAAAGGCATGAAGACCAATGACCAAGGACCCAGATATGCCATCCCTTCTCCCAAGCTCGGCCAGAGGCACCCAGGAAACAACTCACATGCCCTCCCTGTCCCCAAGCCCATCTACACAGAGAAGCACTACCAAGAGTCGAAGTTCGGTGATGGTTGGCGGGACATGGATGGAAAAGCTGACTTGGCCAATCCCGTTGGTGTTCTGTTGAAAGTCAAGGACTTTTGAGTCGGACCCAGACAACAATGTGGCAGAGACTTTGACAGGAACGTCAGAGGCTTCGGAGCCTGACATTTCTCGAACCAGGGCCTAGAGGAGTCAGTCAAAAAGAGTCAGTCATCAAGACTGTGTGGCCCACACGTTCTCCCCTCCGACCATGCCCTTCCAAGAAGAACCTGCAGCAGGAAGGGGGCCCCGGGCACAAGATGCTGCTTGGTGTGGCTGAGATCCAAGGAGAAGGCAGATGACACGAAGGGCCAGGATGTGAGCTCCgcctcctccatctctcctcctgaaagacagaggaggcagggaggtggaGGGCGTGGCCCAGGGAAAAGGAGACAAGAGCCATTCATCTCCATCATGTCTATCTGATAGTGAACCCGAGAAGAGTGACTGGGAACAGTTAAGTAAAGGGAGACCCTTTCCTGGGTCTGTGTTAGTCGTGAGCCTGAGAGGAGGTGGCAGAGGTCAGTGCACGGGCAGTGAGGACGGGAGGAGCAGGCTGATGGTGTCATTTGTATCTTTAAGCTGCCCCCTCACGTCCTCAAGAGCAAGGGTTGAGGTGCCAGCAGAGGGAAGCCACCCACCTGGAGACTCAATGACAGCTACGGCAGCGTAGAGCCGCAGCCCCTCCAGGTCTCCGATCTCAGTATTCACTTTACCCAGGGCAGCCTGGAACTGGTCCCTTGAGATGGAGATGTGAGTCTGGCCTTCCACCAACTAAGATGAAGGAAAAAGGCCGTGAGTGCGGCCAGCGTCTCACCTGTCTCCCCCTCTGTCACCCCCTCGCCACACCTCTCATCACTACCCTACCTTGGTCTGGGTCTCTAGGCCCCGAAGGAAAGACTTCTTCCCCTGCTCATCCATGAGTGCGAAGCGGGTATATGCCACGCCCTGCACGGGCTTCCCGT
This window harbors:
- the C4a gene encoding complement C4-A, whose protein sequence is MRLLWGLAWAFSFFASSLQKPRLLLFSPSVVNLGTPLSVGVQLLDAPAGQEVKGSVYLRNPTSGPCSPKKDFKLSSGNDFVLLRLEVPLKDVRSCGLFGLRRAPHIQLVAHSPWLKNTASKATETQGVNLLFSSRRGHIFVQTDQPIYNPGQRVRYRVFALDQKMRPSTDTLTVTVENSHGLRVRKKEVFAPTSIFTDDFVIPDISEPGTWKISARFSDGLESNRSTHFEVKKYVLPNFEVKLTPWKPYILTVPSYREEIQLDVQARYVYGKPVQGVAYTRFALMDEQGKKSFLRGLETQTKLVEGQTHISISRDQFQAALGKVNTEIGDLEGLRLYAAVAVIESPGGEMEEAELTSWPFVSSAFSLDLSHTKQHLVPGAPFLLQALVREMSGSEASDVPVKVSATLLSGSDSKVLDFQQNTNGIGQVSFSIHVPPTITELRLLVSAGSLYPAVAKLTVQAPPSRGPGFLSIEPLDLRSPRVGDTFVLSLRTVGIPVPTFSHYYYMIISRGQIMAMSREPRRALTSISILVDHHLAPSFYFVAYFYHQGLPVANSLLINVQPGDCEGKLELKVDGAKEYRNGDSMKLQLQTDSEALVALGAVDTALYAVGGRSHKPLDMSKVFEVMNSYNLGCGPGGGDDALQVFQTAGLAFSDGDRLTQTKEDLSCPKEKKSRQKRNVNFQKAISEKLGQYSSPDTKRCCQDGMTKLPMARTCEQRAARVPQPACREPFLSCCKFAEDLRRNQTRSQAGLARAQDMLQEEDLIDEDDILVRSFFPENWLWRVEPVDRSKLLTVWLPDSLTTWEIHGVSLSKSKGLCVAKPTRVRVFREFHLHLRLPISVRRFEQLELRPVLYNYLSEDVTVSVHVSPVEGLCLAGGGLLAQQVSVPAGSARPVAFSVVPTAAASMPLKVVARGSFTIGDAVSKILQIEKEGAIHREEIVYNLDPLNNLGRSLEIPGSSDPNVIPDGDFSSFVRVTASEPLETLGSEGALSPGGVASLLRLPRGCAEQTMIYLAPTLTASHYLDRTEQWSKLPPETKDHAVDLIQKGHMRIQQFRKKDGSFGAWLHRDSSTWLTAFVLKILSLAQEQIGDSPEKLQETAGWLLGQQLGDGSFHDPCPVIHRGMQGGLVGTDETVALTAFVVIALHHGLAVFQDENSQQLKKRVEASITKANSFLGQKASAGLLGAHAAAITAYALTLTKASEDLQNVAHNSLMAMAEETGENLYWGSAIGSQDNVVSSTPAPRNPSEPVPQAPALWIETTAYGLLHLLLREGKGEMADKVATWLTHQGSFQGGFRSTQDTVVTLDALSAYWIASHTTEEKALNVTLSSMGRNGYKSHLLQLNNHQVKGLEEELKFSLGSTINVKVGGNSKGTLKILRTYNVLDMKNTTCQDLQIEVTVTGYVEYTREANEDYEYDYDMPAADDPSVHSQPVTPLQLFEGRRSRRRREAPKAADEQESRVQYTVCIWRNGNLGLSGMAIADIILLSGFQALRADLEKLTSLSDRYVSHFETDGPHVLLYFDSVPTTRECVGFGALQEVAVGLVQPASAVLYDYYSPDHKCSVFYAAPTKSKLLSTLCSADVCQCAEGKCPRQRRSLERGVEDKDGYRMKFACYYPRVEYGFQVKVLREDSRAAFRLFEAKITQVLHFTKDAKASIGQTRNFLVRASCRLRLEPSKEYLIMGMDGVTSDLKGDPQYLLDSNTWIEEMPSERLCRSTRQRAACAQLNDFLQEYSSQGCQV